In Balearica regulorum gibbericeps isolate bBalReg1 chromosome 2, bBalReg1.pri, whole genome shotgun sequence, one DNA window encodes the following:
- the CRH gene encoding corticoliberin produces the protein MKVPLLVSTGILLVALLPCQECRALSKSPVATHGALHQPDFFQQQQQQQQQQTLPVLLRMGEEYFLRLGNLNKRPVGSFSASSSSTSHLQPEASASNFFRAAVQQLQQLPERSLGSPEEGEAEGEAVEREKRSEEPPISLDLTFHLLREVLEMARAEQLAQQAHSNRKLMEIIGK, from the coding sequence ATGAAGGTCCCGCTGCTGGTCTCCACGGGAATCCTGCTGGTcgccctcctgccctgccaggagTGCAGAGCTCTCAGCAAGAGCCCGGTAGCCACCCACGGGGCTCTGCACCAGCCAGatttcttccagcagcagcagcagcagcagcagcagcaaactctgCCCGTCCTGCTCCGCATGGGAGAAGAGTATTTCCTGCGCCTGGGTAACCTCAACAAGAGACCCGTTGgctctttctctgcctcttccagcagcaccagccaccTACAGCCCGAAGCCTCCGCCAGCAACTTTTTCCGGGCGGCGGTgcaacagctgcagcagctgcccgAGCGCTCGCTGGGGAGCCCCGAGGAGGGCGAAGCCGAGGGTGAGGCCGTGGAGAGGGAGAAGCGATCCGAGGAGCCCCCTATTTCTCTGGATCTGACTTTCCACCTCCTGCGAGAAGTCTTGGAGATGGCCCGAGCCGAGCAGTTAGCGCAGCAAGCTCACAGCAACAGGAAACTGATGGAGATAATCGGGAAATGA